CAAATAACTACTAGGGGTACAATAACATGAGAGGATTTAACACTTTTGGAGTAGGAAAATGTACTTTAAGAAAAGAACCACGAGAAATAGTATATAACTCTTTAGTGGACAATTGGTGTTGTACAAAATTGAAATGATCCAGACTAAGTCAACAAACTGGTCTTCTTCATTGAACTCACAGTGAAACCACAGAATTTATTTTCATCTACTAGTTTCCTTCCCAATTCCCATGTTTTCTAAAACATAACACACTACAGAAccttctaataaattaaaacaaaaaaaccaatATTTTACATGTAGCACCACAACCTAACAATTTCTACCTACAACTTTTTCTATAGACTATAATATAATCTATCTCCACtcattcattcatcaagatTGAGAAATGGATTCAAATGTTTGTCTACCACACTTGCTAGTGTTAGCAATAACATTGGTATTGGTTAGTCACGCAATGGGAGATTCAGCTCAAGACAAACAGAGATGTGCAGAATCCCTGACAGGTGTTGCAACGTGTCTGCCATATTCTCAAAGATTGTTGCAGTGGTCTCACACAAGCCATGAAGACCAACAAGAAGTGTGTCTGCCTTATTCTCAAAGACAGGGATGATCCTGATCTTGGCTTGAAGACTAACATGACAATTGCTGTTGGTCTCCCTTCTCTTTGCAAAACACCTGATAATCTCTCACAGTGTTCTGGTACGTTCAATTTCTAATTAAGCCttcctttttcttaaagaaCACTACACTACAGTGTTATGTTTCCATTTTCTATGCAATGAATGATCTATCAGTCTTGTTAGTTGTCATATAACAACTTATGTTTTTACATTCAGTTGAAGGAAGTTCCCAGAAGGAACAGATGAAACGGCCTCAGCTAAGAATAGTGAATCTTATATCGGGAAGAGATTCTTAGAAAGTTTGGTTGCAGTTGCAGGGCTTCTAATTTGGCTTTCATGAGCTTAACTCATATACTACCTATATATTACCATTTTCATATCACGTTGAACTGTAAACCATTGATTAGTTGATACTGTAAAAAATATCTACACTCTTGAGTGTACTAAATCTCTGACCGACTCCCCATAGATCTTATTGCAAACNNNNNNNNNNNNNNNNNNNNNNNNNNNNNNNNNNNNNNNNNNNNNNNNNNNNNNNNNNNNNNNNNNNNNNNNNNNNNNNNNNNNNNNNNNNNNNNNNNNNNNNNNNNNNNNNNNNNNNNNNNNNNNNNNNNNNNNNNNNNNNNNNNNNNNNNNNNNNNNNNNNNNNNNNNNNNNNNNNNNNNNNNNNNNNNNNNNNNNNNNNNNNNNNNNNNNNNNNNNNNNNNNNNNNNNNNNNNNNNNNNNNNNNNNNNNNNNNNNNNNNNNNNNNNNNNNNNNNNNNNNNNNNNNNNNNNNNNNNNNNNNNNNNNNNNNNNNNNNNNNNNNNNNNNNNNNNNNNNNNNNNNNNNNNNNNNNNNNNNNNNNNNNNNNNNNNNNNNNNNNNNNNNNNNNNNNNNNNNNNNNNNNNNNNNNNNNNNNNNNNNNNNNNNNNNNNNNNNNNNNNNNNNNNNNNNNNNNNNNNNNNNNNNtattaatttttttatttatttcttagtaACATGTACATGAAAGTCAATCCAAACCGAATCGAGGATTTATGTGGCATTTAACTTTTATCACTTTCTGCCCTCAAAGATCACACTCTAATCATGTACCAACATTTTGTGGTGTACAAGAAAACTCTTCTATTTGAGAACAGACGATTTTTATTTGAACCTCTTTTGGTAAATGGAACTAGCTTTGGATTACCATGTGACAAAAAACTACTTTCCAAACTTTGGATTAACCAAATCTGAAAAGCGTTTCGTGTAATATTGGCTACGCATGACTAATTAACTTCTGAAACGGTCAGCTACTTCATAACCTTTTGATGTCATTCTCCCCAACAAAAAACAATTGCAACTTGTTACCTAGCAACAGCTTGAATTGCTTGCTTTCTCACGCACTTAGTGACCCTAGATGCTTGTGAAATAAATTGTTATAACCTTCACTGTTTTTCATCAATATTACCAAAATTTCCTTAAAGTGTTCAATATTTCGTAatcttcataattaattcaaaattctcaAAAGATTAGTATATgaccttttttcttgtttgtacTAGGAGAGGAATAAATGACAAAAATTCAGAAATTTGTGGATTGCAATTTGCTCAAATGATGTGTCTATTAGTTCTTTGAAATTTGTATtggtcatatttatttttaccttttaatAGATATATTGTGCTGTCATCCCAAGAGAAGGATCAAACATTGATGATGCAGAGGTGCTAAGATATTGCAAGAAGAATCTTGCATCTTTCAAAGTCCCTGAAAAGGTCTTCATTACTGATTCTTTGCACAAGACTGCCACCGGAAAGATTTTGCGTCGTCTTGTGGCAGAACACATTGTCTCTCAAATTTGAGCAACTGATCAAGTCCTACTTTTGAAGCCTCCATACCTGGCCATACATAGTTGGAGTCCACACACCATaaatttcaacaataatttGGCAACTTGGCATTTAAGAGGAGGGTAATTCTGCAAATGGTCTTTCATTCAGGATACAATAGATTGTAGTTTTCAATGATTCACGTGAAATGTTCACAATGTAATGTTTTCAATGTTTTATAGGTCTTAAATACCAATAGCAGACAAGATCATGCTTATGCTTTTTTGCTATCGTGCTCCTGTTCCTTGCCACTGGTCTTGATGAAGCCAAGCATTGTCTCTTTGCCTTTTAAGTTGTACATAGTTGCAAAACGGGTACATGTGAAAGAATCATGCTTATTAAAGGTAAGGTTGATTTTAAAGTGGGCATGCAAGAATGCATTCATTATCTCAAGTAAATAAATTCAAGCGAATATGTGATTTGGATTAGAGAATAGTATTATCCAGTGCACACTAAATTGGAGAGATTCCCAACATGTGGTTTCAAAACTAAAAGAACTTACCaactatttgaattttaatccaCGTGATCTAGCTAATGTTTTCTATCAGAGAATTACAACTAGTTGATCTTAAGTACAAAACTATACTAAATATGCAAATCTTTACATCtaaaaacagaatttaaataaggctctcaaatttgaagaaaaaaacgaAGATAGCAATGACTAAAAATTGATCAATCTGCCAATACAATGATAAAACATCGGTTTATTCTAAGCAACACTAAAAAGTGATACTACATGAGCAAAAAGATTGAAATTATTGACCATGCAGTATGAATGTAcagcattatttatttaatttttctaatacaattttattttatattaatacacTATATCATTATGACATCAACCCCCAACATGAGTGGCCCAGTGGACAAGCCCATCAATCTAACATGTCGGTTGATAGCACTTGCATAAACTTTTGTTCCTTGCATCATCTCATGTGTctccattctccattctctGCTTCCACTAACGATTAAACCTTATTGATTAGGGTTCAATGATTtttcaatgaataaaattaattttaaattctgattCTAACAGCTCACGTATAGTCTGTTGAATCAAATGGAATAGAATCTTGATatcataaagaaaattaaaatttgattctttgtgtaaaataaagaaatctaattaattatgcTTGTTATGTtactatatatatcatttttccgGTGTGGAGTAACATCAAAATCAAAGTAACATAGTTACTTGCATGTTACTCTAACCATAATTCTAGATAAGTCGAATATGGTTTCATGTTTTGTAAAACAATTTAGATCCCCTTTATCAAAGTGTATCTGTCTTTTACACAagttttttcactttattttatttcccccAGAATCAATTGTTGTGTTATTCATACTATTAAATTAGTCTGATAACTACCATGTCGATCATTGTTAGTTTTGTTTCCACCATTGTTCGGAGTACGTATATACTATTACTTTATGATTAAACGTGTTACTTAAATTGCAGATAAAAACTCTTTATAATGAAGTACAATTGTTTATAACTACAACAATTATATTGAGTCAATTTAACACTCATCAAAGGCAGAAAAGCTTTACTTTAAGATTAGACAGAGGCTCATACCAATCATGGCGGTGGTTATAATTACACACATCAGCAACTGTAAAAGATCTTGCACAgccacagaaaaaaaaaatgcttgatGCACATCTGATAAACTCACTCAAGGTCTATGTATTAATAGTGTAAAAGAGAGACTgaatattaaatgataaaaatataaaataattgttttgtaTTGGCAGAGTACACATATATATGCCCAAATGTagattcaaagttcaaacatttTGGGCCTAGATCATCCCTCATAGTCATAGCCATCTGAATTGGATCGACCCCACCCCAAGGTTTGTGTTGCATCACTTGCATGCATTCACCCACCACAGTTGTTGTTATAGTTTTCTCGTGATTTTTGTATTGGAAAATACTATGGACAAATATAATTGATACAGTCATAATTAGTTATTGTCATGTTGCAATTACAAAGACTCCTCAAAGAAAATGTTTAGTAAATCATGATCAAGTAGAAATTGCAATGGCAAactgttttttaaaatcttattagtCAGTTgtataaacccaaatttagttatATCCAGGTATGTAATATTTGCCATTTTAGTGCTCTGTTTGGAAATTTGCGTGtcgaattgttttttttatacgtACCTACACAACACTCTTTAGCAAATACCACTGTTCATGGAGGAATCTTTCCTGAAAGGAGTATAGAACCAGAAACAATATGCGTGGTGGTATCTATCATctgtaaaagagaaaaagtgggATACGTACAATAGTAGGACTGTGACACTAGGGGTAGAAATGAGCCGAGTAACTTGTCGAGGGCCTTTGGCTCGGCCTATGTGAGGCTCGGCTCGGCTTATTTACTATAAAGGTTAAGCTCAAGCTTTTGAAAAAGTCTTTTTAGATTAAAAGGCCAAGcccaaactataaaaaaaaaacttgttaagcTTGACAAGCCGGCTTATttaactactactactactaataataataataataataataataactttattttatcaaatcttatcttatccagattttattccatctagattttatttcgtccagattttatttcatccaatcttatcttaacttgtccagattttattttatttcgtttgtgggcttggacttaaaatagatttgtgagcattggggctgaggacctatataacagcaccaaggttttagtttagggagttttttttcggataggagaataattctaggattttagaattccagtttttattacTGTTCATGTACACTGTTCATGTGGAATAGaattcgttttctgcaatttcgtttcgaCTTCAATCTACAGTTTCATTTCTActaattaatggaaggctaagtctctagcattgttttctcttgaagatcaagcaaaactctctttgaggttttgttattactattgaatactaatcagtttttcctcttcacccatcactttgtatttgttgctattaatccatgcatgcttagtgcttgattaattgtctctgcgcttaatttatgttcatgcttaatgatcagtttcgttcatgattaattagtgtatgtgttgtttaatcacataatgacaaccttatgttaattttcgcttagtaatttaatttagggttggattaagtagttgaactgattaaggataaattctcgtaacctaggataaaagacttgcttgtgaatcaaggggaaacatgttttaattatgttattttctaattcaaatttgcttgttgtttaatttacaaaaacaaacaaccccccaattcgttactgttttattattatctgttataaacgtttggttgaccattgctcgttgggagacgacctaggatcacttcctagatattgcatttttaatgtttatttgattcgggtatggcctcgatcaatAGTATATAAGATATGACTTGAGTAGACTAAGATGAAATTAttgtagatatattttttaaaaaaatatttaatataattatatattcaaaaattggattaaaaattgttaatttaactaataataatttttgtttggctatattagtgtaaatcatctctaatccatacattttttaatattatgctctttttattttctttttatatactttgtgctttaacgacttgaattcaatatgattttgtttatcaattatttttggatttgtacattacttatacgaaattttacaagttttttttagttagtatttcactaggttttaaaataattaattaatcaaagacgTCTTTAAGCAAACTTTTAAATAGACTCGTGGGCTAAGCCAGACATTTATGTAAGCCGAGCCGAGCCTAAAAAAAAGCCTATGACAGATAATGAGTCGAGTTCAAACCTTACGTATTCAACTCAAGCCGAACTCAAGCCTAATAAAGCTTGGCTTGGCTTGACTCATTTTCACCCTATgtgacactactagaaaaatctaTGCACCTTTCAAGTCCCTAAATTTATGAACAAAAGATTCAGGTGTCgtttattgaatttgttttatatGGAGTGTAAAGTCATATCCAATACTAATAAGTGTATgtttatataattctttttaaaataattactcttctttatttacatctaataaaaatgttatcacattaattcttaaaataagcTAAATGAAGCATGTTTCATAAGAAATTAACTTTTACTGtaattgttacattttttaGTGACAAAGGGAGATGGGTGAAGAcggtgaaggaaaaaaaaatgaagataatgTCTATGTTGTTCAAATAACagtattaatagtattaaaatagttaatattaaaaaataaattagtaaatataACAACAAATTGTTGTGTTGGTGCTATTTATTGTGcatcaaaatatgtaaaaataatagttAACTTGTAATTCGTATAGTTGGTATGGGATGTTTTATCTATCCTTGATTTTGTTATATCACACatataatcatttatatatatatgggctACTATTGTCACTGCCAAAAATGCTATTGAGACTACCAAAGCATTTGAAATTACTTGGTTATCCTTAGTTCCATTTCCCCACACCTCCTATCCTTCCCCTCTTTACGTTCAGCTACTCTCCctctttacatccaaaaacagaatttaaataaggctctcaaatttgaaaaaaagaagaagatagcAATGACTACAAATTGATCAACCTGCCAATAATAAAACTTCGGAGTATTCTAAGCAACACTAAACAGTGATGCTACCTAAGCGAAAAGATTGAAGTTTGAACCACACATGatcaaggaaatgaaaataggcATACCGCCATGATCTACAAATCAGCAAAGGAGCAATCACTATCCAGAATCCCACAATAAATCCAATTGTCATACTGACAAAAAACCAATTCACTCCATGCCCATCACTTCCTTCATAACTATGGGTTTTCCCATTGGAGCTGCAGTTTATGGGCAGTGGTGGACCACATAGATTGTTGCCGATGAAGCTGGAGGCATCAAAGGTTTGCAATTGAGTTCCTGTTGGAATATTTCCCTTCAAATGATTGTAAGACAAGTCTAGCATGCTCAGAAAGCTCAAATTTGCAATGGTTGGAGGGATTTCACCAGAAAGTTGATTCCTCGAAAAATCAATGGACTGTAATGATCTCATATTACCTATACCTTGTGGAATATGACCAATCAATTGGTTGTGGGAcatgtttaaaaaattcaatccatTTAGATATGTGATTTCTCTTGGTATTTCCCCTAATAACTTGTTACTTGACAGATCAATGCTTGTTACCAAACCCAGAAAGTTTCTGTACTCATCTCCTCTTCCTTTCAGCCATAGTAGCACACTAACTATACTAACTCTGGAAGAGTAATCTGGACTCCAAGGAGCTACAGAATAGATACGAGGATCTGTACTTTGGTTCATTAGTGTCATGGCACTCAAGTTACTGAAACAGCTCGGTATATTGCCAGACAGATTGTTTCGTGCAAGGTCTAAAACCTGAAGATGACTCATCTGGCATATTTCATTTGGAATGTGGCCGGCAAAATTGTTTGATCGAAGGCGAAGGATTTTCACATTTAAGAGGTTTTCTCTAACCCATGTTGGAATAGTTCCTGAAAGATTATTTTCCCCAAGGTCCAAGGATATCAATTGGTTATTCTTCTTCAAACTGGTTGGAAATATTCCTGAGAGTGTGTTGTTACGAATTTGTAAAGACTGCAGGTCCAAGGAACCCATGGATTGGGGTAAGTTCCCAACAAAATGGTTGCTTTGTAAATTTACATCCACAAGAGATGTCCAATTCATCCAGCAATCAGGTATCTCTCCTGACAAATTATTTGATGCAAGATTCAGAAATTCTAATTGCATTGGCTCGTCCTGATCGTTACATAAAAAGTCATTCATGGATTCAGAGAATGAATTGCTTGAAAGATCTAACTGAAGCACATCACTTGAAAGATAGGGTAATTTACCAAACAAGTGATTTGAGCTTAGATCAATAGTTGGGACAGATATTGGATTCTTTAATGTAGTCCCAATCTCACCATGGATATGATTACGAGAGAGGCTTAAATACAAAACCTGAGAAAGTGCTTCCCACATCTGTGTGGGAATAGAATCGAAAATCCCCGTGTTAGATAGTCCAACATATTGAAGTTGGTTTTGTGACTGAATCCACAATGGAAAGCTGGGACCTAACTGCCATGATGTCACTTCCAAATAGGTAAGTTGAAAATTAGGAATCCAATTGGGACCCACTTTTAAAGTTAAATTGTTCCCCGATGCGACAAACTCCGTCAAGCTTGTAAGATTTGCAAGATCATCTTCCTTGACAACTCCGTGAAAAAGATTGCCGTCAATATGAAGAGATAACAATTTAGAGAGTGATCCAAGACTTTCAAATGGATTTCCACTGAATTTATTCATAGAGAGATCGAGATATCTTAATGATGAAAGTTTTCCAAATGATCTAGGAAGAGCATCACCAATTGAGTTGTTGGAAAAAAGTAACgtgtcaatatttttaaatgccCCAATATGATCTGTCAGATTGCCTGAAAGTCGTGAACTCTGAACTGCAAGTGTTGTGAGTCCATGGGAAATACAAGGAGCAAGAATTTCTAAAAGTTCATTAACCTGTTGGTTGAGTTTGAGATATGATAAATCTATCACCCTTAAGTTGCAGAGATTACCCAAAGAAGTTGGAATGTTTCCTTCAAGTTGACTATATGACAAAtgaagttcaacaagagaagtcaaattacccaaagaagttggaatgtttccttcaagttgattacctgataaatcaagttcaacaagagaagtCAAAAGAGAAGTCAAATTACCCAAAGAAGTTGGAATGTTTCCTTCAAGTTGATTACCTGATAaatcaagttcaacaagagaagtcaaatttccCAAGGCATCAGAAATAGTCCCATGCAAGTTGCTGGAACTTAGGTCCAAAGACGTGAGACGATGAAGACCGTATAAGCAATCAGGTATAGAAGatgagaatgaattgaaagaaatGGCAGGGGAATAACTAGTAACGGAAAGATGGAGAGTTTGCAGAGATGAGAAGTTGAGCAAGGATGGTTCATTATAGTGAGGGAGTGTGCAGTATGACAAATATAGGTGGGTCAAAGAAGGAAGAGATTGGAGAGTGTGTAGCCAATGAAATGCTTTGGATAGGTTTGCATAACTCAAATGAAGATATTCAAGCTTCCACATATTTGATACCCATTCTACATTTTCAGCATGATAATCACCTCCAAGTCCAAGATACACCAAATTGGAGAGATTCCCAATCTGAGATGGAATCTTCCCCATCACTCCAGTAAGAGAGAGGTCGAGGTGAGTCAAGGAGGTCATTGcacaaaggaaagaaggaattgCCATACCTTCAAAATAATTGGCGCTCAAGTCAAGATATCGAAGCTTAGAGAGATTCCCGATCTGAGAGGGTACTGTTCCGTTGGCAAAAACAGAACTCAGGTCAAGATACACCAAATTTGAGAGATTCCCAATCTGAGGAGGAATCTTCCCACGGAATCCAGTATGAGAGAGGTTGAGGTGAGTCAAGGAAGTCATTGTCCCaaggaaagaaggaattgaCATACCTGCTCCAAGAAATCTATTGCCGCTCAAGTCCAAGTAATTCAAATGCTTTAAATCAGCCAAACAAGGACTTATCTCTCCACCAAACTGGGATCTCTCATAAGCTTCCTCATCGTAGAAAGCAGAATCATAGTAGTCATAATAGAAAGCATCAGAAAGTGAAGAGTTGAGGTGAAGCTGAAGAACATGGGAAGTGACGTTGTGGCAGAGGACTCCATACCAGTGGCAACAGTTGGTATGATTATGATTCCAAGACCAAAGCCTATTTGAAGGATCATTCAGATTATTCTTAATCTTCAAAAGTGTCTCACGCTCACTTGGGATGCACACACTCTCTCTGCATGGTAAGCTACATAACCAAAGGTGGAGAAAGACAAGAATATAAATGGAGGAGGAATTCATGATCATGCAAGTGTTGCTTCTGCATATTAATCATCAAACTTCTATTATTTATACTGCTGCCCTgcctgttttttttcttcactttcattgttttttttacctttttttattattgtgccTAATACTAAATTATCGACTTAATTATCCAATTTTCTCGAATTAATTCTTAGAATACGAAAATTTTTGTATTTACTGTATCAATCTCCCTTTTTAAAATTCCTATATACActacattcataaaaaaaatcaaaattaataacaaagaaatatgatttattcttgtgctgaaTACTAACATAAGAAACATTCTTTTtggtacagttttttttttttttttacaaaaataagtaagaatcattttattttaatttaccctATAATACTGCTTAAATGAAAATCTGGtgtcattaaaattcaaattttaacttttatttaatcaatccTTTCGTTAAACTTTTGTTACATACAAAagtccaatatttttttaaggaaaaatcaAGTCTTCTATTTCATCAAATCCCAACCCATGATTAATATTAAATCAAGTCTTCTATTTCAAGCCATGATGTTAAGGTCTGACTTCTTCAACTTGAACCATAGGTCACTGCATTACCTTCATATCAAACAAATGTTGCGAGTTAAGTcaagcaaggaaaaaaaatataattgatgaataaatcaattataggaaaagagtttactttaaagacaattttggttaaaaaaatctataaaaaaaattatttcgttCCAAGCtagctatttaattttgatcaatttttcaactcacaaaataatattcttcttatatgtgaaaaagactaattaatcttcattgtcattaatgattgttgtgttgtctatttctaattgtttttttaatcataatattattttcttttttattaaaaattaattagtgagATACAAAGAAGTTTAAATTGCTTGTTTAGCTTGGTCTATCATAATTATTGAGATCAtagtttttccttttataagtCTTGTTCCAAATTTCTCCATGTATTGTAGAtcatatttaacttaaaaagtaaattagaaGATCTACAAAGAAGTGTggcatgttttttaaattataaaattatggtcCTAGCTATTTATTGTTAGACCACAAGTCTTCATATATTAAAGTTTTTGTCTAAATTTCATTTATGGTGATAGTTTAAGAATAGtgatagaagagaaaaataaatatacagtTTATTGAAATATCTAACTCAATTAATTGATGAATACATCAATTATAGAAAAAGGGTGTACTTTAAAGactatttctattaaaatatctataaaaaaattatttcgttccaatataattatttaattttaatcaatttttcagttcacaaaataatattctcttatataggaaaaaaatactaaatttaattatcatCAATTGGAAAAGTTATTGTGTcatgtatttttaattgtattcgaacttgaatattattttatttatcatataaaaattaattagttatataaaagaagtaaaaagaatattaactttttttctcaaaaaaaaaatcagtatcatattttatgttttttacaagttatcaacttaaataagaggagaaacataattttaatttccattttactttttaaataattgcaagtgccaaatttaaataatcatgAGAATACTCatgtttaatataatattctaaaaaaaaaatccatacgaTAACTTAAACAATctacaaacaaatataatttattcttgtgcTAAATACTAAaacaagaaacatttttttattgtagtttACTGTATAGAATTGCttaaatcaatgaaatttttattttaagaaaatattaatgatttttttaaaactttaagtaGTTTACATCaaagataattaaatttgacttaattagtcttcaaattttaactattattcaAATCAAACCTTTCGTTAAGTAAACAACAAAAAGTCTTGccttataaaattcaaatattctatTACATGCGGTTTGAacccataattaattttaaactatcaaattttaattattcgaaataaaagaaatgaaaacaaaattgtctaCTAGAGAAACCGCTGGCCACTCCACCAAATCCATATCAAGGTCCCCACTTTTCCAACTTGAACCATAAACTactccatcaagtccatgtgaaggtCCTCCAATTTTTCATCTTGAACCTTAGGACACTCCACAAAGTCCAGCCATATTAAGGTCTCTG
The Glycine max cultivar Williams 82 chromosome 16, Glycine_max_v4.0, whole genome shotgun sequence genome window above contains:
- the LOC121173704 gene encoding receptor-like protein EIX2, whose protein sequence is MVQVEEVGGHCHEIDGVAYGIWIKVKKSETLIWLDFVECPKVQDEKLEDLHMDLMDLPCRESVCIPSERETLLKIKNNLNDPSNRLWSWNHNHTNCCHWYGVLCHNVTSHVLQLHLNSSLSDAFYYDYYDSAFYDEEAYERSQFGGEISPCLADLKHLNYLDLSGNRFLGAGMSIPSFLGTMTSLTHLNLSHTGFRGKIPPQIGNLSNLVYLDLSSVFANGTVPSQIGNLSKLRYLDLSANYFEGMAIPSFLCAMTSLTHLDLSLTGVMGKIPSQIGNLSNLVYLGLGGDYHAENVEWVSNMWKLEYLHLSYANLSKAFHWLHTLQSLPSLTHLYLSYCTLPHYNEPSLLNFSSLQTLHLSVTSYSPAISFNSFSSSIPDCLYGLHRLTSLDLSSSNLHGTISDALGNLTSLVELDLSGNQLEGNIPTSLGNLTSLVELHLSYSQLEGNIPTSLGNLCNLRVIDLSYLKLNQQVNELLEILAPCISHGLTTLAVQSSRLSGNLTDHIGAFKNIDTLLFSNNSIGDALPRSFGKLSSLRYLDLSMNKFSGNPFESLGSLSKLLSLHIDGNLFHGVVKEDDLANLTSLTEFVASGNNLTLKVGPNWIPNFQLTYLEVTSWQLGPSFPLWIQSQNQLQYVGLSNTGIFDSIPTQMWEALSQVLYLSLSRNHIHGEIGTTLKNPISVPTIDLSSNHLFGKLPYLSSDVLQLDLSSNSFSESMNDFLCNDQDEPMQLEFLNLASNNLSGEIPDCWMNWTSLVDVNLQSNHFVGNLPQSMGSLDLQSLQIRNNTLSGIFPTSLKKNNQLISLDLGENNLSGTIPTWVRENLLNVKILRLRSNNFAGHIPNEICQMSHLQVLDLARNNLSGNIPSCFSNLSAMTLMNQSTDPRIYSVAPWSPDYSSRVSIVSVLLWLKGRGDEYRNFLGLVTSIDLSSNKLLGEIPREITYLNGLNFLNMSHNQLIGHIPQGIGNMRSLQSIDFSRNQLSGEIPPTIANLSFLSMLDLSYNHLKGNIPTGTQLQTFDASSFIGNNLCGPPLPINCSSNGKTHSYEGSDGHGVNWFFVSMTIGFIVGFWIVIAPLLICRSWRYAYFHFLDHVWFKLQSFRLGSITV